A segment of the Solanum lycopersicum chromosome 9, SLM_r2.1 genome:
CCTCCAATGCTTGAATGGTTCAAAATTAGACTTTGTGGTGCCCATCCTTCAATAACCATCCCTTTTCCCTTTGTACTTTCAAGAAAACCTTGTGGAACCATTTCTTCAATTGTTTTGTTCACCCCTTtaggaaatttgattgtccaaataaaattaactttgCTTAGCTCAAGCCCTTTTGCTATCTCTTCAATTTCTTGCTTTGACAAGAAGCTTTCACTTCCAAATGATACATAAACACATGATAATTGATCCTTCTTGTCTAGCCAAGATTGAATTGTCCCCCAATCCTCCTCCTCATCTATCATCGCCTCGCGAATTAATGGTCCAATTGGTATCAACTCTTTCTTTCCTATTGTAGAAACATAATCTATATACTTCCCCTCAGTCTCCCTACAAGTGTTCAACAAAACAATGTTGTGAGATTGTTCAAAAGACTCAAGGATTATGTATGCAAAAGCTTTCTCATCGCGTGGTTTTATTGGTTGTATGCCTAATTTCTTGATCTCATGGTCATGAAGGTATATGGAAGAAAATGGAAAAGATGTAAGGCTTGAACTCCCATGAAGAAATTGGTGGTAAATGTAGGCAAGACCAGAAGTTGAagaaacataaaacataatagCATGAATACTGTATGATGAAGCCATAGTTGCTACCCATGGTTGGAACCCATCATATATAATCAagttaggttttagggtttcaATTATGCTTGGAAATTTGGAAGAAGCCATTTGAAAGGCTTGAATAAGGTTTAGGTACCATCTTTAACAACTACCTCCAAAATTATAAacctttttctttctctttcaaATTTAATGACATTATCAATAATTACTTTATTCTTACTATTTTTTTTGATCCACCTTGTGGTGACATAGGGTTTGACATAGATCcctattatattttttgcaacttttttttgaaatatattcaaaactttaatttaattgaaattgtTATAACAAATCTGAACTTTGGAAAGAATTTGTTACTTCATGtattatttaatagtgtattttaaaggtatatatgtgaaCACGTGGACATCATAGATATtacatcattataaatagtaaagTGTCCATGTGAGCATATATAttcctttaaaatacactattaaatagtgcagaCGGATAATAAGTCATGATCAGAATTTGAGATTGTTACAGCAATTTCGGTCAAAGTTAGGTAATATTTCGAACCCTTTTCCCTATtttcatactattaaatagtTAAACTATCATTAAAAAGATCTAATATCATGTTAAATCAATATTTTGAATCTAACTCACGCTCTTAAAAATCGGTTGTAGAGAGAAGAATTACGCAAGCCTCGTAAGAAGTCGAGCTCTCACTAACCATCAAaacttttattattctttaacaTTATCGACCCAAAAATCAATatagttaaataatttatatttataattgtgaTTTCAACAATAACTTTGTCCAAGGTtgaacatt
Coding sequences within it:
- the LOC138338124 gene encoding UDP-glucosyltransferase 29-like, which translates into the protein MASSKFPSIIETLKPNLIIYDGFQPWVATMASSYSIHAIMFYVSSTSGLAYIYHQFLHGSSSLTSFPFSSIYLHDHEIKKLGIQPIKPRDEKAFAYIILESFEQSHNIVLLNTCRETEGKYIDYVSTIGKKELIPIGPLIREAMIDEEEDWGTIQSWLDKKDQLSCVYVSFGSESFLSKQEIEEIAKGLELSKVNFIWTIKFPKGVNKTIEEMVPQGFLESTKGKGMVIEGWAPQSLILNHSSIGGFITHCGWNSILESMSFGIPIIAMPMNHDHPLNSRLVEELGIGVEILRGENGKIMKEEVAKGIRKVIEEKPRKQIHLKAMQLSEKIKLKAIDEGVKKLLKLLY